Proteins from a single region of Amblyomma americanum isolate KBUSLIRL-KWMA chromosome 10, ASM5285725v1, whole genome shotgun sequence:
- the LOC144106197 gene encoding uncharacterized protein LOC144106197: MARPGPVSLHLIIITLSGASSASRLFAVEYGTQVTLPCDENVETPDETSALSVFDAVWTDPRGGTLVGGGEDQDAAELRGDPWVDAFGGDLSLGAVDFADAGEYVCSARYADGEALTEVRESRHIVQVYEAPVDGQCECGCELVSNICLACSPGQYGKGGACHPCPIGRFNEHHAAVCCQHCPYLYLTWGRGAKSRHECSGLLHDLLIGLAVLACLSINLYALFKFTGPVVLDSLCEYVGKEGSESKSGPETGCSDDVSDSGMPENVFDGISRLIVRLKERKVREGSEEDVPLLPASKSNARSEDSEVVAHDSDTGLPDGEDFVPETVSPTPASPDDIASGAASLEDTFVSPELQSLDEGSTSSPDEAETSLSEVAFVGSPEADWIASGRRQWISRYHFVAGRSGTSDGHDDSSLPDERQATYDLYIGRWSNDEPDTSDASHSLEDKSSGIVGAKVRRTLGSSSRTATSIDDTAFDGSSVMLPPHSRGVSTRGNSSLDNVRFSRPLKFRPGELRHWRKPGSYATTDERASANSYSQRACGGEDSATEGTHLQRPEKRAKAPVPAISRRRGNAEYNATALLTDNLSDDSRSKRTNARETAVASYASYKHQGTTYRK, encoded by the exons ATGGCGCGGCCGGGGCCCGTATCGTTacacctcatcatcatcaccttgaGCGGCGCGTCGTCTGCCTCGCGCCTGTTTGCGGTCGAGTACGGCACGCAAGTCACGTTGCCCTGCGACGAGAA CGTCGAGACTCCGGACGAGACGAGCGCGCTGTCAGTGTTCGACGCCGTGTGGACAGACCCCCGGGGAGGGACGCTGGTTGGCGGAGGCGAGGACCAGGACGCCGCCGAGCTCCGGGGCGACCCCTGGGTGGACGCCTTCGGCGGAGACCTCTCGCTAGGCGCCGTGGACTTCGCCGATGCCGGAGAGTACGTGTGCAGCGCTCGCTACGCCGACGGTGAGGCACTCACGGAAGTTCGGGAATCCAGGCACATCGTGCAAG TGTACGAAGCCCCCGTGGATGGACAGTGCGAGTGTGGATGCGAACTGGTGTCGAACATATGCT TGGCATGCAGCCCCGGTCAGTACGGGAAGGGTGGCGCCTGCCATCCGTGCCCCATCGGCAGGTTCAACGAGCACCACGCTGCCGTCTGCTGCCAGCACTGTCCATACCTATACCTCACCTGGGGCCGTGGAGCCAAGTCCAGGCACGAGTGCTCCG GTCTCTTGCACGATTTGTTGATCGGCCTGGCGGTTCTGGCTTGCCTCTCCATAAACCT CTATGCGCTCTTCAAATTCACCGGGCCAGTGGTCCTGGACTCCCTGTGCGAGTACGTGGGCAAAGAAGGCAGCGAATCAAAGTCAGGACCGGAGACTGGCTGCTCTGACGATGTCTCGGACAGCGGCATGCCTGAAAATGTCTTCGACGGCATCTCGAGGTTGATCGTCCGCCTCAAAGAACGCAAAGTACGGGAAGGCTCCGAAGAAGACGTTCCACTCCTCCCTGCATCGAAGTCCAACGCTCGAtcggaggattcagaggtcgttGCGCACGACAGTGACACCGGGTTGCCCGACGGAGAAGACTTCGTTCCGGAGACCGTGTCTCCAACACCGGCATCTCCTGACGACATCGCATCAGGGGCAGCTTCCCTCGAGGACACTTTCGTCAGTCCAGAATTGCAGTCGCTTGACGAAGGAAGCACTTCTTCACCCGATGAAGCTGAAACGAGCCTCTCCGAGGTCGCTTTTGTCGGAAGTCCCGAGGCAGACTGGATCGCATCCGGCAGGCGACAGTGGATCTCGCGTTACCATTTCGTCGCGGGCCGTTCCGGGACGTCGGACGGACACGACGACTCCTCGTTGCCAGACGAGCGACAGGCGACGTACGACCTCTACATAGGACGTTGGTCGAATGACGAGCCAGACACCAGCGATGCGTCGCACTCATTGGAGGACAAAAGTAGTGGTATCGTGGGCGCGAAAGTTCGCAGAACTCTCGGGAGTTCCAGTAGAACTGCCACGAGTATCGACGACACAGCATTCGATGGCAGTTCCGTAATGCTCCCGCCGCATTCTAGAGGTGTTTCGACGCGAGGAAATTCTTCCTTGGACAATGTCCGATTTTCCAGACCCTTGAAGTTTCGTCCGGGTGAATTAAGACATTGGAGAAAACCAGGGAGCTATGCTACCACCGATGAACGCGCGTCCGCAAACTCTTACTCCCAAAGAGCATGTGGCGGCGAAGACTCGGCGACAGAAGGAACACACTTGCAGAGGCCGGAAAAGCGCGCCAAAGCACCGGTGCCGGCAATCAGTCGCAGGCGCGGGAATGCAGAGTACAACGCGACTGCCTTACTGACGGATAATCTCTCAGATGATAGCCGTTCGAAGAGAACAAATGCACGGGAAACAGCTGTAGCGTCGTACGCTAGCTACAAGCATCAAGGTACAACATACAGAAAGTAG